Proteins found in one Cobetia sp. L2A1 genomic segment:
- a CDS encoding ATP-binding protein has product MSPEFECRLNQLLDRLEPLLPPTVIDVDWNRDIAALWTRHPLGGRLTPIAPRDALTLEDLLGIARQKRELMANTRAFLAGKPANHALLWGARGTGKSSLVRALLNTLGHEGLRLIQIDRHDLPALPSLVAELAHQPHRFIVYCDDLSFEGSDDAYKALKSVLDGTLTGPPENVLLYATSNRRHLLPEQMSDNHDTHIVDGELHHGDAVEEKISLSDRFGLWLAFHPFNQEAYLETCQHWVEWRLGEGSFDEAARGEALRYSTQRGVRSGRAAWQFANMWAGQKTLEV; this is encoded by the coding sequence ATGTCGCCAGAGTTTGAATGTCGTCTCAATCAATTGCTTGATCGGTTGGAACCTCTGCTGCCGCCTACCGTGATCGACGTTGATTGGAATCGCGATATCGCCGCACTATGGACACGTCATCCATTGGGTGGGCGCCTTACCCCGATCGCGCCACGCGACGCACTCACGCTTGAAGATCTGCTCGGCATTGCCCGGCAGAAGCGTGAATTGATGGCGAATACGCGCGCCTTTCTGGCCGGCAAGCCCGCCAATCATGCGCTGCTATGGGGTGCGCGCGGTACCGGCAAGTCATCACTGGTGCGTGCCTTGCTCAATACTCTGGGTCATGAGGGATTACGCCTGATTCAGATTGATCGCCATGATCTGCCCGCGCTGCCGTCATTGGTGGCAGAGCTGGCGCATCAGCCGCATCGCTTTATCGTCTACTGCGATGATCTGTCTTTTGAGGGCAGTGATGATGCTTACAAGGCGCTCAAGAGTGTACTGGACGGCACGCTGACAGGGCCGCCGGAGAATGTGTTGCTCTACGCGACCTCCAATCGTCGCCATCTGCTGCCGGAGCAGATGAGCGACAACCATGACACGCACATCGTGGATGGCGAGCTACATCATGGTGATGCGGTGGAAGAGAAGATCTCGCTGTCGGACCGCTTCGGCCTGTGGCTGGCCTTCCATCCGTTCAATCAGGAGGCCTATCTCGAGACGTGTCAGCACTGGGTCGAATGGCGTCTGGGCGAGGGGAGCTTTGATGAGGCGGCCCGGGGCGAGGCATTGCGCTATTCCACTCAGCGTGGCGTACGTAGCGGACGCGCTGCCTGGCAATTTGCCAACATGTGGGCGGGGCAGAAGACGTTGGAAGTCTGA
- a CDS encoding M48 family metallopeptidase: MPGLLPSSTLPLRRLLPLAAIATAVTLSACASSPLGRSQLTLYSDQELEKMGAASFSKYQEELPVVEGSEDAYVSCVANAVTAKVPASYGIAQWEVKVFKDESANAFALPGGHIGVNTGLLDIAENQDQLATVIGHEIAHVLARHANERVSTQSLTSAGLSLTQALTGLEGAGGDQLMGLLGMGAEYGVLKPFSRSHESEADLIGLDLMAEAGFDPRASVKLWSNMSASGGGQPPVWMSTHPSDEQRMAALNERLATALPIYEKARNAGEKPNCNRLR; the protein is encoded by the coding sequence ATGCCAGGATTGCTCCCTTCATCCACCCTTCCGTTACGTCGCTTGCTACCACTTGCCGCCATCGCGACCGCTGTCACGCTAAGCGCCTGCGCAAGCTCTCCACTGGGCCGTAGTCAGCTGACGCTCTATTCCGACCAGGAGCTGGAAAAGATGGGCGCGGCTAGCTTCAGCAAGTATCAGGAAGAACTGCCGGTGGTTGAGGGCAGTGAAGACGCCTATGTCAGCTGTGTCGCCAACGCCGTGACGGCCAAGGTACCTGCGAGTTATGGCATCGCACAGTGGGAAGTGAAGGTCTTCAAGGATGAGTCTGCCAACGCCTTCGCACTTCCGGGTGGCCACATCGGTGTCAATACCGGACTGCTGGATATCGCTGAGAATCAGGATCAACTGGCTACAGTCATCGGACACGAGATTGCTCATGTACTGGCGCGGCATGCCAATGAACGTGTCTCAACGCAATCGCTGACCTCTGCCGGGCTTTCATTGACGCAGGCGCTGACAGGCCTGGAGGGTGCGGGAGGCGACCAGTTAATGGGCCTGCTGGGGATGGGGGCCGAATACGGAGTACTCAAGCCCTTCTCACGCTCACATGAATCCGAGGCTGATCTGATAGGCCTCGATCTGATGGCCGAAGCCGGCTTTGACCCGCGGGCCAGCGTCAAACTGTGGTCCAACATGAGTGCTTCTGGCGGTGGCCAGCCACCAGTATGGATGTCGACACACCCGAGTGATGAGCAGCGAATGGCGGCACTAAACGAGCGCCTGGCGACAGCCCTGCCAATATACGAGAAGGCACGCAACGCTGGCGAGAAACCCAACTGCAATCGACTGCGCTAG
- a CDS encoding EAL domain-containing response regulator, with the protein MTRFALIIDDDPDFRELLSGLLSAHGYSCTESEGLQDIACNSGRLEADLILVDYELGDFTGDDVLNYLRERNVEAGIILMSACHSSEMGTMVDRGRRGGLNMLGQLGKPFDLKHLASMLNNLKLHHNPLTVGELDDALSQQQLHLVYQPKIDLGCGKLTGAEALVRWQHPLRGMVMPNQFITLAERSHRIDQLTWQVLDQGFRQQTLWRKQGLNLNLALNLSPELLRTRDMLKNLDALASEHDIDPHSITLELTESCGIDCLTYARHLLNAIRERGYRLALDDFGTGFSSMMQLYNLPFDELKIDQCFVGRSDSHPEARAITRTIVELGQRLNLAVVGEGIETSEQRDYLRDTQCNIGQGYLFARPLAVEAFNAWHHQPPIAVSELAAPKAATRHVNI; encoded by the coding sequence ATGACTCGATTTGCCCTCATCATTGACGACGACCCAGACTTCCGTGAATTACTGTCGGGATTACTTTCCGCTCACGGTTATAGTTGTACCGAGAGTGAAGGATTACAGGATATTGCCTGCAACTCTGGCCGTCTGGAAGCCGATCTCATTCTGGTCGATTATGAGCTTGGTGATTTTACTGGCGATGATGTACTCAATTATCTACGAGAACGTAATGTGGAAGCCGGTATCATTCTAATGAGTGCCTGTCATTCCAGTGAGATGGGAACGATGGTTGATCGGGGACGTCGAGGCGGATTGAACATGCTGGGACAACTCGGAAAACCCTTCGATCTAAAGCATCTGGCCTCCATGCTCAATAATCTCAAACTGCATCATAATCCGCTGACTGTCGGCGAATTGGACGACGCGCTTTCCCAACAACAACTTCATCTGGTCTATCAGCCAAAGATAGATCTCGGGTGCGGAAAACTGACGGGGGCCGAAGCACTCGTACGCTGGCAGCATCCGCTCCGGGGCATGGTGATGCCCAACCAGTTCATTACCCTCGCTGAGCGTAGTCATCGTATCGATCAACTGACGTGGCAGGTACTGGATCAAGGCTTCCGTCAGCAGACACTATGGCGCAAGCAGGGGTTAAATCTGAACCTGGCACTCAACCTATCCCCTGAGTTATTGCGCACCCGTGACATGCTTAAAAATCTTGATGCACTTGCCAGTGAACATGATATCGACCCACATTCCATCACGCTGGAGCTGACGGAAAGCTGCGGAATCGACTGCCTCACCTACGCACGCCATCTGCTCAATGCCATACGCGAGCGTGGTTATCGTCTGGCATTGGACGATTTTGGCACTGGGTTTTCATCCATGATGCAGCTTTATAACCTGCCCTTTGACGAGCTGAAAATCGATCAATGCTTTGTGGGGCGCAGTGACAGTCATCCTGAAGCCAGAGCCATCACACGGACGATTGTAGAGCTAGGCCAGCGCCTTAATCTCGCCGTCGTTGGCGAAGGTATCGAGACATCAGAGCAGCGCGACTATTTACGTGATACTCAATGCAATATTGGACAGGGTTATTTATTCGCACGGCCACTTGCTGTCGAGGCCTTTAATGCCTGGCATCATCAGCCACCGATAGCCGTGAGTGAGTTAGCAGCGCCGAAAGCAGCTACACGTCATGTCAATATCTAG
- a CDS encoding Hpt domain-containing protein — protein MLDTLNAEAFSQLLNNYLKRLDRRVELMATLHVQSDYTMLKREAHSLKGASASLGCLGLASAAKMLESALASSDDEMICQQLQQLEALGDMTRHALVQRGFLQV, from the coding sequence TTGCTGGACACCCTAAATGCTGAGGCCTTTTCTCAACTGCTCAATAATTATCTCAAGCGCCTTGATCGCCGTGTGGAGCTGATGGCAACACTGCATGTTCAGAGTGACTACACCATGCTCAAGCGTGAGGCCCATTCACTGAAGGGGGCCTCGGCATCGCTTGGGTGCCTGGGACTGGCCAGTGCCGCGAAGATGCTGGAAAGTGCGTTGGCCAGTAGCGATGATGAGATGATTTGCCAGCAGTTACAGCAACTCGAAGCACTAGGGGATATGACACGTCATGCCCTCGTACAGAGGGGCTTTCTGCAGGTATGA
- a CDS encoding ATP-binding protein: MNPLRSMYFRAGVAIAATLFFVLVLVTGALVYQHQQTLEHKLRENMIWGIYQYDREVRELRLVIAEGRLSPTPAPLRDDSELLLRLDILFSRVQLLQSGEMGRMLKAIPELHAQLMASLPRVEALDKDILVLIDGGGRDELLSEQLLARLTSLQGLTGELLLDINAEAAIQRSNERKELLELYTLALILLLLLTLSGAVLVVALVAETRERASKARMLEERTRELDGMVQLAQAASQAKSEFMAIMSHEIRTPLNGMVGVADLIGEEITSSRGRAYIETLRQSAASLQVVINDVLDYSKIEAGNLELDQRCFSLPDFLDSLVAHYARQCDSTASEHTCMFLEERADDLPTWVEGDINRLRQVLTNLLNNAFKFCPEGTIRLGIRSHGSDTLHFEVQDSGCGIDHDQLGHLFAPFTQVDTSMARRHEGTGLGLAISRRLVEAMGGEIGVESHRGLGSRFWCTVTLPELAASDACPEQMAVDTPLPQARILVVEDNEINQSLARAMLEFLGQQVTVVDNGEQALKWLSREGSAVDLIFMDMQMPILDGLETTRRWRQIEASQAGRVHLPIISMTANVMQEDARRCLVAGMDAVLHKPFTRNDLSRVLR, from the coding sequence ATGAATCCACTCCGATCGATGTATTTCAGAGCCGGCGTCGCGATTGCCGCGACGCTATTCTTTGTCTTGGTACTCGTGACAGGTGCATTGGTTTATCAGCACCAACAAACACTTGAGCACAAGCTGCGCGAAAACATGATATGGGGGATTTATCAGTACGATCGAGAAGTGCGCGAATTACGCCTGGTGATCGCTGAGGGGCGATTGTCACCTACCCCGGCCCCCTTGAGAGATGACAGTGAGCTTCTACTACGTCTCGATATCCTCTTCAGTCGTGTGCAGCTGCTGCAAAGTGGTGAGATGGGTCGCATGCTCAAGGCAATACCTGAGCTTCATGCACAGCTGATGGCGAGCCTGCCGCGAGTCGAGGCACTGGATAAAGATATCCTGGTACTGATTGATGGCGGTGGGCGTGATGAGCTGCTGTCGGAACAGTTACTGGCGCGCCTGACATCACTGCAAGGACTGACAGGTGAATTGTTGCTGGATATCAATGCAGAGGCTGCCATTCAGCGCTCCAATGAACGTAAGGAGCTACTGGAACTCTATACGCTGGCCTTGATATTGCTGTTGCTGCTGACACTGAGTGGTGCGGTACTCGTGGTAGCGCTTGTCGCGGAAACACGCGAGCGTGCTTCGAAAGCGAGAATGCTCGAAGAGCGTACGCGAGAGCTTGATGGCATGGTGCAACTGGCGCAGGCAGCCAGTCAGGCCAAGTCTGAGTTCATGGCCATCATGAGTCACGAGATTCGTACTCCACTCAATGGCATGGTGGGTGTGGCAGATCTGATTGGTGAGGAAATCACGTCTTCTCGCGGCAGAGCGTATATCGAGACATTGCGCCAGAGCGCAGCGAGCCTCCAGGTTGTCATTAACGACGTACTCGATTATTCGAAGATCGAGGCCGGCAATCTAGAGCTGGATCAGCGCTGTTTTTCGTTGCCGGACTTCCTTGATTCGCTCGTGGCGCACTATGCCCGCCAGTGCGATAGCACAGCATCTGAACACACCTGCATGTTCCTGGAAGAGCGTGCGGATGACCTGCCTACCTGGGTCGAGGGCGATATCAATCGTCTGCGTCAGGTGCTGACCAACCTGCTCAACAACGCGTTCAAATTCTGTCCTGAAGGCACTATTCGACTAGGCATCCGCTCCCATGGGAGTGATACCTTGCATTTCGAGGTGCAAGATAGTGGCTGTGGTATTGATCACGACCAGCTTGGGCACTTGTTTGCCCCCTTCACTCAGGTAGATACGTCCATGGCCCGTCGCCATGAAGGGACTGGTTTGGGATTGGCCATTTCCAGACGCTTGGTAGAGGCAATGGGTGGTGAGATTGGAGTGGAAAGTCATCGCGGATTGGGTAGTCGCTTCTGGTGCACTGTTACGCTTCCCGAGCTAGCTGCCTCGGATGCATGTCCTGAGCAGATGGCTGTAGATACGCCACTGCCACAGGCCCGAATCCTGGTGGTAGAAGATAATGAGATCAATCAATCACTGGCCCGTGCGATGCTCGAATTTCTGGGTCAACAGGTGACGGTCGTCGATAATGGTGAGCAGGCGCTGAAGTGGCTGTCCCGAGAAGGCTCAGCGGTGGATCTGATCTTCATGGACATGCAGATGCCAATACTGGATGGCCTGGAAACGACGCGTCGCTGGCGTCAAATCGAGGCCAGTCAAGCTGGACGAGTTCATCTCCCCATCATTTCCATGACCGCTAACGTGATGCAGGAAGATGCTCGGCGTTGCCTGGTAGCCGGTATGGATGCAGTACTGCATAAACCCTTTACGCGAAATGATCTGAGTCGAGTGCTCCGTTAG
- a CDS encoding response regulator, with protein MHIGILEDDQDQRDYLMLCLQTQGHELAGFERASQLLRALREQNFDMLIIDWQLPDACGMELTRTLRREHGWQGLILFITASQGEEDVVHALEHGADDFLSKPINPKELTARVAALGRRLADDWPIVLPATH; from the coding sequence ATGCACATCGGCATTCTGGAGGATGATCAAGATCAACGTGATTATCTAATGCTCTGCCTGCAGACACAGGGTCACGAGCTAGCAGGGTTTGAGCGTGCCAGTCAGTTATTGCGCGCCCTGCGCGAGCAGAATTTTGACATGCTGATTATCGATTGGCAGCTGCCAGATGCCTGCGGCATGGAGCTGACACGTACATTGCGCCGCGAGCATGGCTGGCAGGGGTTGATTCTGTTCATCACCGCAAGCCAGGGGGAAGAAGACGTCGTGCACGCACTGGAGCATGGCGCTGATGACTTCCTGAGCAAGCCCATCAACCCGAAGGAACTCACGGCGCGAGTGGCAGCGCTTGGCCGACGACTGGCCGACGACTGGCCAATAGTACTGCCAGCAACGCACTGA
- a CDS encoding winged helix-turn-helix domain-containing protein, with the protein MEDIPEHYRIEQEEHTIWCAGVQVNLTQREYQLAVLLLRHIGELFSRAYLLEMIWGINGDISTRTVDTHISRLRRKLGFDGSHGLKLRSVYQHGYRLELCSDGESARKIA; encoded by the coding sequence GTGGAGGATATTCCCGAGCACTACCGAATAGAACAGGAAGAGCACACCATCTGGTGCGCAGGAGTCCAGGTCAATCTGACACAGCGTGAGTATCAGCTCGCCGTACTCTTGCTGCGTCATATAGGAGAGCTATTTTCACGCGCCTATTTGCTGGAGATGATATGGGGAATCAACGGTGACATCTCTACCCGCACCGTCGATACCCATATCAGCCGCCTGCGCCGCAAACTAGGATTTGATGGTAGTCATGGCCTCAAGCTGAGAAGCGTTTATCAACATGGCTATCGACTAGAGCTCTGCAGCGATGGAGAAAGTGCTCGCAAGATCGCCTGA
- the aroE gene encoding shikimate dehydrogenase — protein sequence MMSRYAVFGNPIAHSKSPLIHRAFAEQLGDSLSYEARLAPADDFAGGWAEFVAEGGLGANVTMPFKEQAYRLVDVLTPRAQRSCAVNTLLLGKNGQVYGDTTDGVGLVRDLERLTAPLAGARILVLGAGGAVRGVLEPLLAKQPAALTIANRTASKASELAADFSDLALGDTQLSGGSFEEIEGTFDLVINGTSASLGGELPPLPDALFTAHALAYDMMYSAEPTVFMRWAAERGARSEDGLGMLVEQAAESYFLWRHKRPDTAPVARMLRQLLTA from the coding sequence TTGATGTCTCGTTATGCTGTATTTGGCAATCCTATTGCCCACTCGAAATCTCCCTTGATTCATCGTGCCTTCGCTGAGCAGCTGGGAGACTCCTTGAGCTATGAGGCACGGCTGGCGCCGGCAGATGACTTTGCCGGTGGTTGGGCCGAGTTTGTCGCTGAAGGCGGGCTAGGTGCGAATGTCACCATGCCCTTCAAGGAGCAAGCGTATCGACTTGTCGACGTGCTGACACCGCGCGCTCAACGCTCTTGCGCCGTCAATACTCTGCTACTGGGTAAAAATGGTCAGGTCTACGGTGACACGACGGATGGAGTGGGCCTGGTGCGGGATCTAGAGCGCCTGACGGCGCCGCTCGCGGGTGCACGTATTCTGGTGCTGGGTGCAGGAGGCGCCGTGCGTGGCGTGCTGGAGCCCTTGTTGGCGAAGCAGCCTGCCGCACTGACCATCGCGAATCGCACGGCTTCAAAAGCTAGTGAGCTTGCCGCTGACTTTTCGGACCTGGCACTTGGGGATACACAGCTGTCAGGCGGAAGCTTTGAGGAGATTGAGGGTACGTTTGATCTAGTGATCAACGGAACCAGTGCATCGTTAGGCGGTGAGCTACCGCCATTGCCGGATGCGTTGTTTACCGCCCACGCGCTGGCGTACGACATGATGTATAGCGCAGAACCCACCGTCTTCATGCGCTGGGCTGCTGAACGCGGCGCACGTTCAGAGGATGGCTTGGGCATGCTGGTAGAGCAAGCAGCAGAATCCTACTTTCTGTGGCGCCACAAGCGGCCGGATACTGCGCCCGTTGCGCGGATGTTGCGTCAGTTGTTGACGGCTTGA
- the hemF gene encoding oxygen-dependent coproporphyrinogen oxidase: MAHANLEDVKVYLLDLQDRLCDALQACDGKASFREDSWERAEGGGGRSRVMENGDVFEKGGVNFSHVFGLQLPASATAVRPELAGRSFHAVGVSWVLHPHNPHVPTSHGNVRFFIAEKEGEAPVWWFGGGYDLTPFYPEFEDARHWHQAAFDACIAFGSDVYPRYKTWCDEYFYLKHRDETRGVGGLFFDDLNEWGFERCFAFQQSIGNSFLEAYLPIVERRRETAYGERERNFQLYRRGRYVEFNLVWDRGTLFGLQSGGRTESILMSMPPVVHWEYGYQPEEGSAESVLYRDFLHARDWLGESA, encoded by the coding sequence GTGGCCCACGCCAATCTCGAAGACGTCAAGGTCTACCTGCTCGACCTGCAGGACCGCTTGTGTGATGCGCTGCAAGCCTGTGATGGCAAGGCAAGTTTCCGTGAAGACAGCTGGGAGCGAGCAGAGGGCGGCGGTGGTCGTTCGCGAGTCATGGAGAATGGTGATGTATTCGAGAAGGGCGGCGTCAACTTCTCACATGTCTTCGGCCTACAGTTACCGGCATCTGCCACGGCTGTTCGGCCCGAGTTGGCGGGCCGCAGCTTTCACGCGGTTGGCGTTAGCTGGGTATTACATCCGCATAATCCGCATGTGCCAACCAGCCACGGTAATGTGCGCTTTTTCATTGCCGAAAAAGAAGGTGAGGCACCGGTGTGGTGGTTCGGTGGGGGCTACGATCTGACGCCGTTCTATCCTGAATTCGAGGATGCACGTCACTGGCACCAGGCGGCCTTTGATGCCTGCATTGCCTTCGGAAGCGATGTCTATCCGCGTTACAAGACCTGGTGTGATGAGTACTTCTATCTCAAGCATCGTGATGAAACACGCGGCGTGGGTGGCTTGTTCTTCGATGATCTGAATGAATGGGGATTCGAGCGTTGCTTCGCCTTCCAGCAGTCCATAGGCAATAGCTTCCTGGAAGCGTATCTGCCGATCGTCGAACGCCGTCGTGAAACGGCTTACGGTGAGCGCGAGCGTAACTTCCAGCTGTATCGCCGTGGCCGCTATGTCGAGTTCAACCTGGTATGGGACCGTGGCACGCTATTTGGATTGCAAAGCGGCGGACGTACCGAGTCGATTCTGATGTCGATGCCGCCGGTCGTACACTGGGAATACGGCTATCAGCCGGAAGAAGGCAGTGCCGAGTCGGTGTTGTATCGCGACTTCCTGCATGCGCGTGATTGGCTGGGTGAAAGCGCCTGA
- a CDS encoding L-threonylcarbamoyladenylate synthase, with translation MNASAAPFDLIAVADAADCVRRGAIVAYPTEAVWGLGCDPDNGEALARLIQLKSRDAAKGLILIAGDIAQLEPWLVGISTTQREQLVASWPGPFTWLVPDNGRAHPLLRGEHVSLAVRVSDHPLVQALCAAFDGPLVSTSANRAGEAPAMSIDEIRGTFGTSLVDDVILDGPLGGYVRPSTIRDLATGMILRA, from the coding sequence ATGAATGCAAGTGCTGCCCCGTTCGATCTTATCGCTGTTGCAGATGCTGCGGACTGTGTGCGTCGCGGCGCAATCGTTGCGTATCCGACTGAGGCTGTCTGGGGGTTAGGGTGCGATCCTGACAATGGTGAAGCGCTGGCACGGTTGATTCAGCTCAAGTCTCGGGATGCCGCCAAGGGGTTGATCCTGATCGCTGGCGATATCGCCCAGCTCGAGCCGTGGCTTGTCGGTATCTCGACAACGCAACGTGAGCAGTTAGTGGCTAGTTGGCCGGGGCCTTTTACCTGGCTGGTGCCGGATAACGGTCGTGCCCATCCCTTGTTGCGTGGTGAGCATGTCAGTCTTGCGGTGCGGGTCAGTGATCATCCATTGGTACAGGCGCTGTGTGCTGCGTTTGATGGCCCACTTGTCTCCACTTCGGCCAATCGTGCAGGCGAAGCGCCAGCGATGAGCATCGATGAGATACGTGGCACCTTTGGTACCTCGTTGGTGGATGATGTGATTCTCGACGGCCCGCTGGGTGGTTATGTGCGGCCAAGCACCATTCGTGATCTTGCTACCGGTATGATATTGCGGGCCTGA
- a CDS encoding 5'-nucleotidase, lipoprotein e(P4) family: MRRYMTLSTTAALLLTMAGCASSTSQPEAPSAPRPGMSEAPSALSQAAPISDQAMLATLWVQRSAEFHALSLQAFNVAHDRLNIALARRTQHDKPLAVVVDVDDTVLNTTSYGGWALREGRTYDSQSWANWVDDAVSTASPGAVDFLNYASASGVDVYYITNRKAAGKQATIANLAALGFPQADNAHVMPRTESSNKTERRAIVTADHNIAILMGDNLGDFDQAFQQDTSTARNAEVEQHASQFGRRFVMLPNPTYGEWEGVIYQGNWDISETEKRAMRDAALNVWQSETGTVTTGQ, from the coding sequence ATGCGCCGTTACATGACGCTCAGTACTACCGCTGCCCTGCTGCTGACAATGGCAGGTTGTGCTAGCTCTACCTCTCAACCTGAAGCTCCGTCCGCACCCAGGCCCGGCATGAGTGAGGCGCCATCCGCGCTGTCTCAAGCGGCACCGATCAGTGATCAGGCCATGCTGGCCACCTTGTGGGTACAGCGCAGCGCCGAGTTTCACGCCCTGTCGCTACAGGCGTTCAACGTCGCGCACGACCGCCTGAATATAGCGCTTGCCCGTCGCACTCAGCACGACAAGCCACTGGCCGTGGTGGTCGATGTCGACGACACCGTGCTCAACACCACCAGCTATGGTGGCTGGGCACTGCGCGAAGGCCGTACGTATGACAGCCAAAGCTGGGCAAACTGGGTGGACGATGCCGTCTCGACAGCGTCTCCGGGGGCGGTGGACTTCCTGAACTACGCCAGCGCCAGCGGCGTCGATGTCTATTACATCACCAATCGCAAGGCCGCGGGAAAGCAGGCGACCATCGCCAACCTTGCGGCGCTTGGCTTCCCGCAGGCAGATAACGCGCATGTGATGCCGCGCACCGAGAGCTCCAACAAGACTGAACGTCGCGCCATCGTGACGGCAGACCACAACATCGCGATTCTGATGGGCGATAACCTGGGCGACTTTGATCAGGCCTTCCAGCAGGACACCAGTACTGCACGCAATGCCGAGGTGGAGCAACACGCCAGCCAGTTCGGCCGTCGCTTCGTCATGCTGCCCAATCCGACTTATGGTGAGTGGGAGGGCGTTATCTATCAGGGCAACTGGGATATCAGTGAGACAGAGAAACGCGCGATGCGCGATGCTGCCCTGAATGTCTGGCAATCAGAGACGGGTACCGTAACGACAGGTCAGTAA
- the dprA gene encoding DNA-processing protein DprA, producing the protein MIDSNVEKRIPSRADFAFLARLPGFGSHTGAKLREHADWPQGWLAALPPRLSASLRLWCERPTSSPLYQQVMADLEWHSPAYGCYLLTPADPEWPAMLDTLPDPPLTLWALGRCELLELPQLAIVGARKASQAGLAHAHEFAGELVRRGWSVASGLALGIDAAAHQGALSAAARLSDDDFPARPSTLAVLGCGVDVTYPAQHHHLRQRLLDSGGLLLSEHPPGTGAHARHFPRRNRLITGLSHGVLVVEATLRSGSLVSARLAMEQNREVFALPGRIEDIASSGCLELIRQGATLVRNVDDMLAELNHLMPEAVMAEGYSVVPRQKRNPVSRQQPLTHAMTQELPSLASPSLPGVKEASPLCFLGAIPTALDQLVELSGSHVSELSMQLLELELEGKAVQAPGGWKRI; encoded by the coding sequence ATGATCGATAGCAATGTCGAAAAGCGTATCCCCTCGCGAGCGGATTTTGCGTTTCTGGCGCGACTACCGGGTTTCGGTAGCCATACCGGTGCCAAGTTGAGAGAGCATGCAGACTGGCCACAGGGCTGGTTGGCTGCGTTACCTCCGCGCTTGTCGGCCTCACTGAGGCTTTGGTGCGAGCGACCAACGTCCTCGCCGTTATATCAGCAGGTCATGGCAGATCTCGAATGGCACTCGCCGGCTTATGGTTGCTATCTCCTGACGCCAGCAGACCCTGAATGGCCCGCGATGCTCGATACGTTGCCAGACCCGCCGCTGACGCTATGGGCATTGGGGCGATGTGAACTTCTCGAACTCCCACAGCTGGCCATTGTGGGTGCGCGCAAGGCGAGCCAGGCGGGGCTTGCACATGCCCATGAGTTTGCCGGTGAGCTGGTGAGACGAGGGTGGAGTGTGGCCAGTGGCCTTGCGTTGGGGATAGATGCCGCGGCTCATCAGGGTGCACTATCGGCAGCCGCGCGACTTTCCGATGACGATTTCCCAGCACGTCCCTCGACGCTCGCCGTGCTGGGCTGCGGTGTGGATGTGACCTACCCTGCACAGCACCATCATTTGCGCCAGCGCTTGCTTGATAGCGGCGGACTGTTGTTGTCAGAGCATCCGCCAGGTACCGGCGCACATGCACGTCATTTTCCGCGTCGTAATCGCCTGATTACTGGGTTGTCACACGGTGTGCTGGTGGTAGAGGCGACGTTGCGCAGTGGCTCGTTGGTCAGTGCGCGGCTGGCGATGGAGCAGAATCGTGAGGTGTTTGCACTGCCCGGGCGTATCGAGGATATCGCGTCAAGTGGATGTCTGGAGTTGATTCGGCAGGGTGCCACGTTAGTGCGCAATGTGGACGACATGCTGGCAGAGCTGAATCACCTCATGCCGGAGGCGGTCATGGCTGAAGGCTATTCTGTTGTCCCTCGCCAGAAGAGAAATCCGGTTTCGCGACAGCAGCCGCTGACGCATGCCATGACGCAGGAGTTGCCGTCACTGGCATCTCCTTCACTACCGGGTGTCAAGGAGGCATCACCCTTGTGCTTTTTGGGGGCAATACCGACCGCGCTCGATCAATTGGTAGAGCTCAGTGGAAGTCACGTGAGTGAGTTGAGCATGCAACTGCTGGAGCTGGAGCTTGAAGGGAAAGCGGTTCAGGCGCCCGGCGGCTGGAAGCGCATTTGA